Proteins found in one Megalobrama amblycephala isolate DHTTF-2021 linkage group LG5, ASM1881202v1, whole genome shotgun sequence genomic segment:
- the luzp1 gene encoding leucine zipper protein 1: MTDTTNRHLRHKLQSLGRRLDELEEARGKLQKAEDELLDIQDKIIQAEGSNSSLLADVETMRKRLLRIEGKDEEVRKAEDLCRDVREKLDQEEKLTKDLKVEIERLQRRMTELEKLEEAFGKSKSDCTQLCLSLNEEKNLTKKLAAELDALKARVKEVDTSEARLDRAEKSLTAEMEKLKSLTQTFVNERKRLLERQREDEKIILKLNEKLERQKNKLGTADHSQFDSRDLRIEDEFSTGLTCKLARKKSFEYLKHSDDLDLRNESKNEKNSLEGQEDNKVKDLSQEVERLKNRLKQMELVEEDLKNMESKNAELIEKYQQERNRSQALHDEVEQMKMQLKGCSNSNGNSTVNSTTKVLENGKAENDEINVRGGFRQEKPKILNRSPAASEPVTSKYKSRDASPQQRRETKLRNKDLCHSRESSPKTVRRTLSPAHNVRKGLKTGASSTASDNETKDGKKEKTIGSASSSALSESKKISVLSRYPPAANDQKSWKPSVKQNDSDSKRSQMEKLSRYPGVDSESNMSDRAVLISARAAILASPEKGLTEPESLDQEASAMLSVSKANGSYTAYRSHVSPSVLSDHGSDGHSSASETESTGSRRSAGEQSDPLMSSTSGRTSSKYTRYSQLQESYSDGSSKGPFSEEQHRPLTVEGDTQETMHTTSGIEIRRVCSPREALRSKAVIKQAIVEIDRKEVMSGGISEPLTTSGKPKISTKPVLSSKMTSSITFYPNDPSSSRTSSRSSSLSSEPPSKERHTSTSNIVIGPSSEHRGSISIPYEISIPKSEITLRQSDTDVDFSDPHSYIENAPMEAALLSQSSFSLQSSEASDLNNDIESGFESSSSNTTVTSWRSQRQNHHSYDDSLPEMRNITVRSTWRSRGAASVDESARAIRQDGSEDEGESTTTWRAYRATAVLDTPSNSSTVANFGSKPSPAEVYMRRINNAAPSVLEPGRRNKKTSLPERAIAHEPVSAQQLQPRGRKQPISADDGETVPSSWRRQPTGDVDSYDRPGSRGAWSSRNRTADGSRSWSNRHLDN, translated from the exons ATGACAGACACAACAAATCGCCATCTGAGACACAAGTTGCAGAGCTTAGGACGACGTCTGGATGAGCTTGAAGAGGCCAGAGGAAAACTACAAAAAGCTGAAGATGAACTTCTTGACATTCAGGACAAAATCATTCAGGCTGAGGGGAGTAATTCCTCACTTCTCGCCGATGTGGAGACAATGCGAAAGAGATTGCTCAGAATTGAAGGCAAAGATGAAGAGGTCAGAAAAGCGGAGGATCTTTGTCGTGACGTTAGGGAGAAACTAGATCAGGAGGAGAAACTTACCAAGGATCTTAAAGTGGAGATTGAACGTCTTCAGCGCAGAATGACTGAACTTGAGAAGCTTGAAGAGGCTTTTGGTAAAAGCAAGTCAGACTGTACCCAGTTGTGCCTTAGTCTTAATGAGGAGAAAAACCTGACCAAAAAGCTTGCAGCAGAGCTTGATGCCTTGAAGGCACGTGTAAAGGAAGTGGATACCTCTGAAGCTCGACTGGACAGGGCAGAAAAATCCCTTACTGCAGAGATGGAGAAACTAAAGAGTCTCACTCAGACGTTTGTGAACGAACGCAAAAGACTTCTGGAAAGGCAGAGAGAGGATGAGAAAATCATACTCAAGCTGAACGAGAAGCTTGAACGTCAGAAAAACAAACTAGGCACAGCAGACCACAGCCAATTTGATTCTAGAGATCTTCGAATTGAGGATGAGTTCTCAACAGGCCTCACATGCAAACTGGCCAGGAAGAAGAGTTTCGAATACTTGAAGCATTCAGATGACCTAGATTTGAGAAATGAGTCAAAGAATGAGAAAAATAGCTTAGAGGGACAGGAAGACAATAAGGTTAAAGACCTCAGCCAGGAAGTGGAAAGATTGAAGAATCGTTTGAAGCAGATGGAGTTGGTGGAGGAGGACTTGAAGAACATGGAATCCAAGAATGCTGAACTGATAGAAAAGTACCAGCAGGAGAGGAACCGTAGTCAAGCTCTCCATGATGAGGTTGAGCAGATGAAAATGCAGCTCAAAGGTTGTAGCAATAGTAATGGAAACTCTACAGTTAACAGCACTACAAAGGTCCTGGAAAATGGCAAGGCAGAAAATGATGAGATCAATGTACGAGGAGGCTTCAGACAGGAGAAACCTAAAATCCTAAATAGGAGTCCTGCTGCTTCCGAACCAGTCACCTCCAAGTACAAAAGCAGAGATGCGTCTCCTCAGCAGAGGCGAGAAACTAAGCTGAGGAACAAAGACCTTTGTCACTCCAGGGAAAGCTCCCCAAAGACTGTACGAAGGACTCTTAGTCCAGCACATAATGTCAGGAAAGGTTTGAAGACTGGTGCTTCCAGTACTGCTTCTGACAATGAGACAAAAGATggcaagaaagaaaaaacaattgGAAGTGCCTCATCAAGTGCTCTCAGTGAAAGCAAGAAAATTTCAGTCCTTAGTCGCTATCCTCCAGCTGCTAATGACCAAAAATCTTGGAAGCCATCAGTCAAGCAAAATGACAGTGATAGCAAGAGGAGTCAAATGGAAAAGTTGTCCAGGTATCCTGGAGTTGATAGTGAATCCAACATGTCTGATAGGGCAGTCTTAATATCAGCCAGAGCTGCTATCCTTGCTTCACCTGAGAAAGGACTAACTGAACCTGAGAGTTTAGATCAGGAGGCTTCTGCAATGTTGAGTGTGTCCAAGGCAAACGGATCCTATACTGCTTACAGGTCTCATGTATCGCCATCTGTTCTGAGCGATCACGGTTCTGATGGTCACTCCTCAGCCTCTGAAACAGAATCCACTGGCTCCAGGCGATCGGCAGGTGAGCAAAGTGACCCCCTGATGTCAAGTACAAGTGGAAGAACATCATCAAAGTACACCAGATACTCACAGCTGCAAGAATCTTACTCTGATGGTTCCTCAAAGGGCCCCTTTAGTGAGGAGCAACACAGGCCTCTTACGGTAGAAGGGGATACACAAGAGACTATGCATACTACCTCAGGTATTGAGATCCGCAGGGTATGCAGTCCTCGTGAAGCCCTCCGGTCAAAAGCTGTCATCAAGCAAGCCATTGTTGAGATTGACAGGAAGGAAGTGATGTCAGGGGGAATCTCAGAGCCTTTGACTACCAGTGGGAAGCCCAAGATCTCCACTAAACCAGTACTGAGTAGCAAGATGACTAGCAGTATCACCTTCTATCCCAATGACCCCAGCTCCTCTCGAACAAGCAGTCGGAGCAGTAGTTTATCAAGTGAGCCCCCTTCCAAGGAAAGGCACACTTCTACTAGTAATATTGTCATCGGCCCCAGCAGTGAGCATAGGGGTAGCATCTCTATACCTTACGAAATATCCATCCCTAAGAGTGAGATCACTCTGCGTCAAAGTGACACTGATGTTGACTTCTCTGATCCTCACAGTTACATTGAGAATGCTCCCATGGAGGCAGCCCTCCTGTCTCAAAGCAGCTTCAGCCTCCAGTCTTCAGAAGCTTCAGACTTAAATAATGACATTGAGTCTGGGTTTGAGAGCAGCAGTAGCAACACCACCGTGACCAGCTGGAGAAGCCAGAGACAAAACCACCACTCATATGATGACAGTTTGCCAGAAATGAGAAACATCACTGTCAGGAGCACTTGGAGGAGCCGTGGGGCAGCTTCTGTGGATGAATCTGCTCGAGCAATAAGGCAAGATGGCTCAGAGGATGAGGGTGAGTCTACAACCACCTGGAGAGCATATAGGGCAACTGCAGTGTTGGACACTCCATCAAACTCTAGCACTGTTGCTAACTTTGGAAGTAAACCAAGCCCAGCCGAGGTATACATGCGTAGGATCAACAATGCAGCACCGTCTGTCCTTGAGCCAGGACGAAGGAACAAAAAGACTTCTTTGCCAGAAAGAGCTATTGCACAtgagcctgtcagtgctcagcaACTTCAACCAAGAGGCCGTAAACAACCCATT tctgcagaTGATGGAGAAACTGTTCCGTCCTCATGGCGAAGGCAGCCCACAGGTGACGTGGACTCGTACGATAGGCCTGGGAGTCGTGGAGCGTGGTCTAGCAGAAACCGCACAGCAGATGGAAGCCGGTCGTGGTCAAACCGACATCTGGACAATTGA